One genomic window of Gossypium hirsutum isolate 1008001.06 chromosome D11, Gossypium_hirsutum_v2.1, whole genome shotgun sequence includes the following:
- the LOC107912245 gene encoding acyl transferase 4: MALCVVRSRRSLVTPSQQTPSGKLDLSFIDKVPVLRCYTRTLHVYKHGPEASKVIREALSKALVPYYPLAGRLKESDNNQLQVECSGEGAWFVEASADSSLHAFNYFDDANFDIPYDELLPDQVPNSEGMEPLVQMQVTQFACGGFVIGLIFCHTICDGLGSAQFLNAVGEFARGMEHLSVEPVWQRDFFPTPTQEANVIQLANLPVPPPPMPGKPLEHVSIDISMDEINQLKKQFHESTGQTCSAFEIVAANFWSLRTRAINLKPGTEVRLLFFANCRQLVEPPLPKGFYGNCFFPITITAPCDLLKQASAIEVIKLIREAKTKLPSEFGKFKNGDYLRNGKEPFLAPLGYTTLFISEWGRLGFNQVDYGWGPPVHMVPIPGSSIIPVGIMGSLPLPRKGVRLMTWCVEKDHTHPFVDLMTKLV, from the exons ATGGCGCTCTGTGTTGTGAGATCAAGGCGAAGCCTAGTGACTCCATCTCAGCAAACACCATCTGGCAAGCTTGACTTGTCATTCATTGATAAAGTGCCGGTTCTAAGATGCTATACCCGCACATTGCATGTATACAAACATGGCCCTGAAGCATCAAAGGTCATTAGGGAAGCTTTGTCCAAGGCCTTGGTGCCTTACTATCCACTTGCTGGACGGCTAAAAGAGTCCGATAACAATCAGCTTCAGGTTGAATGTTCGGGAGAAGGTGCCTGGTTCGTCGAGGCATCAGCTGATTCTAGCCTTCATGCATTCAATTACTTCGACGATGCTAATTTTGACATTCCTTATGATGAACTTCTTCCTGATCAAGTTCCTAACAGTGAAGGCATGGAACCTCTTGTACAAATGCAG GTGACACAATTTGCATGTGGAGGTTTCGTCATAGGGTTAATATTTTGCCACACCATATGCGATGGCTTAGGATCTGCACAGTTCCTAAACGCTGTAGGGGAGTTCGCGAGAGGTATGGAACATCTAAGCGTTGAACCGGTGTGGCAAAGGGACTTTTTTCCAACTCCAACACAAGAAGCAAATGTTATCCAATTGGCAAACTTGCCAGTGCCACCACCCCCGATGCCTGGCAAGCCGCTAGAGCATGTGAGCATtgatatttccatggatgaaatCAATCAGCTAAAGAAACAATTCCATGAATCGACGGGGCAAACTTGCTCTGCTTTCGAAATCGTGGCTGCTAATTTTTGGAGCCTTCGAACAAGAGCAATAAACTTGAAGCCAGGTACTGAAGTCCGGCTTCTTTTCTTTGCAAATTGCCGTCAGCTAGTGGAGCCTCCTTTGCCTAAAGGCTTCTATGGCAACTGTTTCTTCCCGATAACAATCACAGCTCCCTGCGACTTGCTTAAACAAGCATCAGCAATCGAAGTGATTAAACTGATACGAGAAGCCAAGACTAAGCTACCTTCTGAGTTTGGTAAGTTCAAGAATGGAGATTACTTGAGAAATGGGAAGGAGCCATTTCTAGCACCTCTAGGGTACACCACTTTGTTTATATCGGAATGGGGTAGGTTGGGGTTCAACCAGGTTGACTATGGGTGGGGCCCCCCGGTCCACATGGTTCCAATTCCGGGCTCTAGCATCATCCCTGTTGGCATCATGGGATCGCTGCCATTGCCTAGAAAGGGTGTCCGCTTGATGACATGGTGTGTTGAGAAAGACCATACCCATCCCTTCGTTGATCTGATGACGAAACTAGTCTAA